Proteins from one Acropora muricata isolate sample 2 chromosome 9, ASM3666990v1, whole genome shotgun sequence genomic window:
- the LOC136928511 gene encoding uncharacterized protein produces MIGVKVGALTSLEDDGIRCLDDQLKAELNRDYPGWEFPSQTWMVPDAFEMKGSRDKRGQLAEEKTFNLLHEFGNNRKEPMFVVHLYKFREKIRDWQNLKFDEKKYVIGEHDFLLLHRHHGVIFLQVKSGTKWKSFGEANDQLEKDKESLKCFARENLNNNLKKKMNKELHGEQHAYVVMPELERGNSPHGSKGIFKEDCEDVEAFSKWWEDNILPRPYPDQEVYNCLVLRFVGLVHGTPYPLSSFIERKNEVLVWKTREQLTVLLGSPEELWISGPAGSGKTWVLIEKVKELGASQKGERILVVCFNIPLSKMLKEQFKDFSCVINVKTFKKLLHEITEKRCQSDQEEEENINLAVRILEGKTPEYHHIFVDECQDLIGDQWPVLFQKLWKGNEDDCGTTEAIGYKYKWFFYDTNQYVGWSGEHFKKHKKALKESFKLSRVLRNTGNIFKQSKKYLQPSSSSTKEITLGHEECGLNIEWQASLPPGEVTEKMGAKLVAECIDDLRKKGVLEADICVLVESVKVRDLLSPELKELHVDNQNAEKQFERNNNMVVVESIRRFKGLESKVVILYNPEFTVKYEHIKELLYTAISRCSCYLVVITSMEGVVALQSVDGVRVEDPVDEEDEDDNDDDKDGDGSTLETELEEFQR; encoded by the exons ATGATTGGAGTGAAAGTTGGTGCCCTTACATCTTTAGAAGATGATGGAATTAGATGTTTGGATGATCAGCTGAAAGCTGAGTTAAACCGTGATTATCCAGGCTGGGAATTTCCAAGTCAAACATGGATGGTTCCAGATGCCTTTGAGATGAAAGGAAGTAGAGATAAAAGGGGGCAACTTGCGGAGGAGAAAACTTTTAACCTTCTTCATGAGTTTGGAAACAATCGCAAAGAACCAATGTTTGTTGTGCATTTGTACAAATTTAGGGAGAAAATCAGAGATTGGCAAAACCTAAAATTTGATGAAAAGAAATACGTAATAGGAGAGCATGATTTTTTGCTCCTGCACAGGCACCATGGAGTGATATTTCTTCAGGTAAAGTCAGGCACAAAATGGAAGTCATTTGGAGAAGCCAATGATCAATTGGAAAAAGACAAAGAGTCACTTAAGTGTTTTGCACGGGAAAACTTGAATAAtaacttgaagaaaaaaatgaataaggaattgCATGGGGAACAGCACGCATATGTTGTGATGCCAGAGCTTGAGCGAGGTAACTCACCTCATGGGTCAAAGGGAATATTCAAGGAAGATTGTGAAGACGTTGAGGCATTTTCAAAGTGGTGGGAGGATAACATTCTACCAAGGCCATATCCTGATCAGGAAGTATATAACTGCCTAGTGCTTCG cTTTGTTGGGCTGGTTCATGGTACTCCTTACCCTTTAAGCTCCTTCATTGAGAGAAAAAATGAAGTGCTGGTGTGGAAAACAAGAGAGCAGTTGACGGTCCTTCTTGGTTCACCAGAAGAGCTGTGGATCTCAGGCCCAGCAGGAAGTGGCAAGACATGGGTTCTTATAGAGAAGGTGAAAGAACTTGGGGCAAGTCAGAAAGGAGAAAGGATCCTTGTGGTTTGCTTTAACATACCACTTTCCAAAATGTTAAAGGAACAATTCAAAGATTTCAGTTGTGTGATAAATgttaaaacatttaaaaaacttCTCCATGAAATTACTGAAAAAAGATGTCAGTCTGACCAAGAGGAAGAAGAGAACATCAATCTTGCTGTGAGGATTTTGGAGGGGAAGACACCTGAATATCATCATATTTTTGTTGATGAATGCCAAGATTTAATTGGTGACCAGTGGCCAGTTCTTTTCCAAAAATTGTGGAAAGGCAATGAAGATGATTGTGGCACCACAGAAGCCATTGGATACAAATACAAATGGTTTTTCTATGACACCAACCAGTATGTGGGATGGTCAGGTGAGCACTTCAAGAAACACAAGAAGGCACTTAAAGAAAGTTTCAAACTCAGCCGTGTGCTTAGAAATACTGGAAACATCTTTAAACAGTCTAAAAAGTATTTACAACCCAGCTCTTCCTCCACTAAAGAAATCACGCTGGGACATGAGGAATGTGGTCTGAATATTGAATGGCAAGCCTCCTTACCTCCGGGAGAGGTCACAGAGAAAATGGGAGCAAAATTAGTGGCTGAGTGCATTGATGATCTCAGGAAGAAGGGAGTCTTAGAGGCAGATATATGTGTCTTGGTGGAGAGCGTAAAGGTAAGAGACCTCCTCAGCCCTGAGCTGAAAGAGCTACATGTGGACAACCAGAATGCAGAGAAGCAGTTTGAAAGGAACAATAACATGGTTGTTGTTGAAAGTATAAGGCGGTTCAAAGGGTTAGAATCCAAAGTTGTAATTCTGTATAACCCTGAATTCACTGTGAAATACGAGCACATCAAGGAACTTCTCTACACAGCAATTTCAAGATGTTCGTGTTACCTAGTTGTTATCACTAGCATGGAAGGTGTGGTTGCATTACAGTCAGTGGATGGTGTTAGAGTGGAAGATCCTGTAGATGAAGAGGATGaggatgacaatgatgatgataaggATGGCGATGGCAGCACACTTGAAACGGAGTTGGAGGAGTTTCAGAGATAA